A region of Penaeus chinensis breed Huanghai No. 1 chromosome 38, ASM1920278v2, whole genome shotgun sequence DNA encodes the following proteins:
- the LOC125046094 gene encoding N-acetylglucosamine-6-sulfatase-like produces the protein MECRQIGYLFMGFAVFVSVMYWSSPSHVRGELRAQYMKKTQPNFVFILTDDQDVVLDGMLPMANVKKLIAKEGLTLSNSFVASPLCCPSRSSILTGQYVHNHMAINNSLSGQCSGKRWQMGPEKRTFATHLHKYGYETFFAGKYLNQYGHEKVGGVKHVPPGWDWWIGLKGNSRYYNYTLSVNGVAENHGADPDKDYLTKVISERAQEFLHKSSFEKPFLMMLSVPSAHAPFTPEPKYSGNFSSLKAPRTENFNIKAGEGKHWLMRQGVQPLPEDVVDKVDDVFRNRLRTLLTVDDMVKDVVEYLKEVDELKNTYLIFTSDNGYHLGQFSQPLDKREPYETDIRVPFTIRGPNIPSGMVNTFPTTNIDLAPTILDLAGVPIPKYMDGISLKSEITKTKSTGIRVVLNSISLSDEELLKREYQVPGYPQVRRTMLVEHSGEGVEKNNGCEFMGSGLSGCNPNFACKCEDSWNNTYACLRQVSSEENFLFCKWDDGESFQEMYDLKSDPQQLNNTIGIIKRDVHKKLNNLLRNLKRCRGARCADLSSFVI, from the exons ATGGAGTGTCGACAGATAGGTTACCTCTTCATGGGGTTTGCAGTGTTTGTGTCTGTCATGTATTGGTCTTCACCGAGTCATGTACGTGGGGAACTTAGAGCTCAATACATGAAG AAGACTCAACCGAACTTTGTGTTCATTCTGACGGACGACCAGGATGTGGTGCTGGACGGCATGCTTCCCATGGCCAACGTGAAGAAACTGATTGCCAAGGAAGGCCTCACCCTGTCCAACTCCTTTGTTGCGAGTCCTCTCTGCTGTCCCAGTAG gTCCAGCATTTTAACAGGACAGTATGTACACAATCACATGGCCATTAATAATTCGCTAAGTGGCCAGTGCAGTGGCAAGAGGTGGCAG ATGGGACCAGAGAAGAGGACTTTTGCAACCCATCTCCACAAGTACGGTTATGAAACATTTTTTGCCGGGAAGTACTTAAACCAGTATGGCCACGAGAAGGTTGGAGGAGTGAAGCACGTCCCACCAGGATGGGACTGGTGGATCGGGTTAAAGGGAAATTCGCGATACTACAACTACACACTCTCGGTTAATGGAGTGGCCGAGAATCATGGGGCTGACCCTGACAAGGACTACCTCACGAAGGTCATAAGCGAGAGGGCCCAGGAGTTCCTGCACAAGTCTTCATTTGAGAAGCCCTTCCTTATGATGCTGTCAGTGCCGTCTGCACATGCGCCCTTCACCCCTGAGCCCAAGTACTCTGGCAACTTTTCCTCCCTCAAAGCACCCAGGACAGAGAACTTTAACATCAAAGCAGGTGAAGGCAAACACTGGCTGATGCGGCAAGGTGTTCAGCCTCTCCCTGAGGATGTTGTGGACAAAGTGGATGATGTCTTTAGGAACAGACTTAGGACACTGCTCACGGTGGATGATATGGTGAAGGATGTTGTGGAATACTTAAAGGAGGTGGATGAACTTAAAAATACCTATTTAATCTTCACATCTGATAATGGGTATCACTTGGGACAGTTTTCTCAGCCCCTGGATAAGAGGGAACCATATGAGACGGATATCCGGGTACCTTTTACAATTCGAGGCCCTAACATACCCTCAGGAATGGTCAACACATTCCCAACAACTAATATCGATCTTGCACCGACTATCTTAGACTTAGCTGGGGTACCGATACCCAAGTACATGGATGGTATTTCACTGAAGTCAGAAATAACTAAAACCAAGTCCACAGGCATTAGAGTTGTGTTGAATAGCATTAGTCTTTCAGATGAAGAGCTGCTTAAGAGGGAGTATCAGGTCCCAGGCTATCCTCAGGTACGAAGAACCATGTTAGTGGAACACTCTGGGGAAGGTGTGGAAAAAAATAATGGGTGCGAGTTCATGGGTTCAGGTTTATCTGGTTGTAATCCTAACTTTGCGTGCAAGTGTGAGGACTCATGGAACAACACATATGCATGCTTAAGACAGGTAAGCAGCGAGGAAAACTTTCTATTTTGCAAATGGGATGATGGGGAGTCATTCCAAGAAATGTATGACCTGAAGAGTGATCCACAGCAGCTGAACAATACCATTGGAATAATAAAGAGAGATGTCCACAAGAAGTTGAATAATCTGCTTCGCAATTTAAAGAGATGCAGAGGGGCAAGGTGTGCAGATCTGTCTAGTTTTGTCATTTAG
- the LOC125046119 gene encoding uncharacterized protein LOC125046119, with translation MLLGEGKRGIGEPCWSHAQCYRGQANSHCLGLICMCDTGFHNYEGKCSRNIWEDLGLHYWELMIVAFVLTIVALMMFFGTVYFIVSKIARFRQTSPEEQVPPEESFDKRASAKGISGASGKTARAFETQLVDRGMVESQLVKEEGLLRPEQDVTQTAAFLEPSKFILPLSFRHNSDSDYSRSDLYSRSSWSSASSTSSGSSGGWMSGRWPGVGRAWAGMGVGGNPEEEWYHPRRNLGRRTGNYSPTGTTRLPLLLRASTLSESDESP, from the exons ATGCTGCTGGGCGAGGGCAAGAGGGGCATCGGGGAGCCTTGCTGGAGCCACGCCCAGTGTTACCGAGGGCAGGCTAATTCACACTGCCTTGGACTCATCTGCATGTGCGATAC CGGGTTTCATAACTATGAGGGAAAGTGTTCGAGAAACATCTGGGAAGATCTCG GTCTGCACTACTGGGAGCTCATGATCGTTGCCTTTGTGTTGACCATAGTGGCACTGATGATGTTCTTTGGCACCGTCTACTTCATTGTCTCCAAGATCGCCAG GTTCCGGCAGACGAGCCCCGAGGAGCAGGTTCCCCCCGAGGAGAGCTTCGACAAGAGGGCGAGCGCGAAGGGCATCTCCGGCGCCTCCGGGAAGACAGCGAGGGCCTTCGAGACGCAGCTGGTGGACAGAGGGATGGTCGAGAGCCAGCTGGTCAAGGAAGAGGGCCTGCTGCGACCTGAGCAGGACGTCACGCAGACCGCGGCCTTCCTGGAGCCCTCCAAGTTCATCCTCCCGCTCAGCTTCCGCCACAACAGCG ACTCAGACTACTCGAGGAGCGACCTCTACAGCAGGAGCTCCTGGTCCAGCGCCTCCAGCACCTCCAGTGGCTCCTCCGGCGGGTGGATGAGCGGGCGTTGGCCGGGCGTCGGaagggcgtgggcggggatgggcgtgggTGGGAATCCGGAGGAGGAGTGGTATCATCCCAGGAGGAATCTCGGCAGAAGAACAGGGAATTACAG